GGCGTATGTTATCGGATATTCGATTACACCATCGGATCTCGAACAAAATCCCCTGATGAAGATCAGTGAACATGCAACGGAAACGGGGTGTTTTATCACATATAATACGATCTCCGATGCTGAAGGCAAAGAAAAACAGGGACCGACAATCATTCCCGGAACCTTTGTGGTAAATCCTTTGAACTGGAAGACCGACACCACGTTTGTACCCGCCTCGGAAAATATCGAGGCAGTGTTCTTCAAACATGAACATCCAGAAACTCCTGACAGATACCCGAACTTTGCAGCGTCACAAATCGTAGACAACGTGCTTGTGATTACAAACATATCCAATCCGGAAGAATTACCTGCGGCCAGTGTTACCTTCCCGGAAGGTGTCTATCACATATACGACTATGCGGTCTTTTACGGGAACCTCAGAAAGAATGTGGGTGATCGGATCCGTTCGTATCTGGAGAAGGAGAAGATCGCGCAAAAATAAAATAACTCATTCTCTTTTTTTCTGAAATCTGATGATCAGTATTTTGTTAAAGATGTTACAAAAGAACTCTGACAAAACAAAAGAATGCGAGGGATGGGATTCGAACCCAAGAACTACTACTAGACTAGCCCCTCAAGCTAGCGCCGTTGACCTGGCTTGGCTACCCTCGCACTGTGCGACCTATACATGTGGGTCAGTCAAGTAAATAAATCTGCTGGATTTACACGGAGCACTTAGACATTGCTGTGCAAAAAATAAGGCAAGGGTATTTATGTGTTCCGTGATAGACACAAAGATACAATGTGGCGGAGAATACTCGAACAATTTCAGGACTCGCCCTCGCAACAGAGAGTCGTCCGTTTTCTTCTTGAAAACGGTTTCGGCGTATCTGCCGAGGGAAAAGCAGTAGTAAACGGCATAGAAATTTCCGCATCCGCGCTCGCACGCGTGATAAAAGTCGATCGACGGGTCGTGGACTCCACCCTGCGCAGAATCTGCGAGATCGATGAACTACAGTCTCTCTTTTCCCGTCTCCGGGTCACTCCCGATCTCACAGACGTCGCCAAAAATCTCGGCCTTTCGGTAATCACCATCCTCCCGAATAATGCCGGCGACAAAAACATCGTCGCCTCGGCGGTGGACGTCCTCGCCTCCTACGATCTGCCGCTCAGACAAATATTCGTCACCGACCCCTATGTGGTCGAAACGCCGCGCCTCGTCATCATCATCGACGGAGTGATCCCCGCAGAAGCCATACAGAAACTCCGCAATCTTCCAACGGTCAGATCACTCATCCTCTAACGCAGGTCAGTTACAAACGGACAGATTAATTACGTCATATAACTAACACTTAGAGATATGGTATCCAGCATTGTCCTTCCGATAAAAAAAGTCAACTCACTCGTTGACTCAAAAATTTCCGTGGAAATAAAAGATGAGGGATGTAAATTCGAGGGACGGCTCGTCGCGATGGACGAGTATCTCAATCTTCACCTCGAAGAAACCGTTGAGATCACCGCAAACGGTCGAAGAAACATCGGCACCGTCGTCATCCGCGGAAACAACATCCTCACCATTTCTCCGCTGAACTAAATATGTCCAGAGAAGCTGAACTAAACGA
The sequence above is a segment of the uncultured Methanocorpusculum sp. genome. Coding sequences within it:
- a CDS encoding LSM domain-containing protein; this translates as MVSSIVLPIKKVNSLVDSKISVEIKDEGCKFEGRLVAMDEYLNLHLEETVEITANGRRNIGTVVIRGNNILTISPLN